The Leifsonia poae region ACGGCCGCCCGCTGCTGCTCGACCTCGGCCTCGCCGTGGTGCTGATGGCCATCGTCTTCGCCCTGCAGTCCGTGCGCGACAGCGGTGCCGGCCTCATCCCCGAGCGTGCCGGCCGGCGGGATGCGCGCGCCACCCTGTCGGGTCCGCTCGGCCTGGCCTGGCGGTTGCAATGGCCGACCATTCTCGGCTGGACGGTCGGCGGCCTGTTCACCGGCCTCCTCGCCGGCGCGCTCGGCAGCGTCGTGAGCTCGTCGATCGCCAACGATCCGAGCCTGGCCAGCATCCGCAAGGCTCTGGGGGCGATCGGCTCGGGCGGCACCGGTCCGCTCACGCAGATCTTCATCAGCGCCATCTTCTCCATCGTGGGAGTGCTCGCCGCCGCCTGCGCGACGCAGATCGTCATCCGACTGCGCCAGGAGGAGTCCGCCGGCGCCGCCGAGGTGATGATGTCCACACCGCTCTCCCGAGTGCGCTGGCTGTTCTCCTTCCTGTTCATCGGCCTCGTCGCGATCGTTCTCGTGCTGCTGGCGGCCGGGCTCGCCTCGGGCCTCTCGGCGCTGTCGGCCGGCGAGAGCGCCTCGGTGCTCGGCGACTCGTTCGCGGCGGCGGCCGCTCAGCTCCCGGTGGCGCTCGTCTATCTCGGCGTGCTCGCACTCGTGTTCGCCGCGGTGCCGTCGTGGACGGTCGGGCTCTCCTGGAGTCTCCTCGGCCTCGGCGCCTTCTTCGGTATCTTCGGCTCCCTGGTCGGGCTGCCCACGTGGTTACACGACCTCTCGCCGTTCAGCCACGCACCCGTCGTGGCGGGCACGCCCGACTGGAGCGGCGGCTACTGGATGTTCGGCATCGCCATCGTGGCCGCCGCCATCGCCGCGGTGCTGGTGCGCCGCCGGGACTTCGCAATCGGGTGAACGGACGAACTGAAAGGATGGCGACATGGCCGAGAACGAGCAAGCGCTGAACGATGTCGTCGAACGCTCGGCCGCCATCCTCACCTCGGCCGGCTTCCCCAAGATGCCGGCCCGCGTGGTGATGGCCCTCACCGTCGAGGAGAGCGGCGGCCTCACCGCCGTCGAGCTGAGCGAACAGCTCGGCGTGAGCGCGGCCGCCATCTCGGGTGCTGTGCGCTACCTCCAGCAGATCGGCATCGTCCGTCGCGTTGCGCAGACCGGCAGTCGCCGCGACCGCTACGAGCTCCCCGAAGACCCCTGGTACGCCGCCCTTGCCAGCAAGAACGAGATCTACGAGGTGCTGGCCGCCCAGGCGGATGCGGGGGCGGCCAGCATCACCGACCCCACCTCCATCGCGCGCGCACGCCTGCTGGAGATGGCTGATTTCTACCGCTTCTTCGGCCGCCGCGTGCCCGAACTCCTCGAAGAGTGGGAACAGCTGCGCTCCGACCAGGCCGACTGACCCCCCCCAACTCCCCCCTCCCTCCATGCGAGCTGGGAAGTCTTCGTAACCTCTCAGCTTGTGGGAGGATGGCTCAACTCAGACGCCAGAGCAGTTCTCGACGGCCGCTGCAGAGTCGCAGTGGGAGGGTCGCCGGAGGTCGCTCGGCGTTCCGGCGTTCTTAAAGGAGAGAACATGACGACGACATCGGCGCCCGCGACCGCTTCGGGGGCACGGCTGAAGCGGAATCTCGGGTTGTGGGCGATCGTGGGCCTCGGGCTCGGCTACATGACGCCGACCGTCGTCTTCGACACGTTCGGGATGGTGTCGCGGGACACGAACAATGTCGTTCCTTCCGCATATCTGGTTGCCCTCATCGTGATGATGTTCACGGCGGTGAGCTACGGCAAGATGGCCGGTGCCATCCCGAGCGCGGGGTCGGCTTACACCTATGTGCGTGAGTCCGTGCATCCGAATGTCGGGTTCATGGTGGGCTGGACCTCCCTGATCGACTACGTGCTGCTGCCGATGGTGAACTGCCTCATCATCCGCAGCTACCTGGGGGCGCTGTTCCCCGAGGTTCCCGGCTGGATCTGGGTGGTCATCTATTGCGCGGTCGTCACCACCGTCATCTACCTGACGATGCGCGGCACCTCGAACATCAACATGATCCTCCTCGTGTTCTCGATCGTCGTGATGGCCGTGTTCGTGGTCATGGTCATCGCCCAGCTGATGCGCGGCGAGGGTCAGGGCACCGTCGCCTCCGTGCAGCCGTTCTTCCACGATGCGGTCACCCTCGGCGCGGTTCTCACAGGTGCGACGATCGTCTGTTTCTCGTTCATCGGGTTCGACGCGGTCACGATGTACGCCGAGGAAGCGAAGAGCCCCAAGATCATGCCGAAGGCGATCCTCTACACCGTCATCATCGGCGGCGCGATCTTCCTCATCACCGCCTACTTCACCCAGCTTCGGTTCCCGTCATCGAGCGCGTTCCCTCAGGAGGCGATCGAAGACAGCACCCTCCCCGAGATCGGCTTACAGGTCGGCGGCCCCACGCTCCAGGCCGTGCTCACGGCGGCCGGGTTCGCGGCGACACTCGCCTCCGGTCTGGCGTCGCACGCGTCGGTGTCCCGGATGCTGCTGGTGATGGGCCGCAACAACGTGCTGCCCCGTAGGTTCTTCGGCCACATCAACGCGAAGACGCACACGCCGACGTTCAACATCGTGCTCGTCGGACTGATCAGCCTGCTGGCGGCGGCGTTCACCCTGGAGATGATCGCGGCGTTCATCAACTTCGGCGCTCTGATCGCGTTCACCTTCGTGAACGTGTCGGTGATCGCCTGGTTCGCCATCCGCAAGGGCCGCCGTCACACGGTGAAGGACATCTTCACGTTCATCGTCCTGCCGGGGATCGGCATGCTGCTGACCGGGGTGCTGTGGGCGAATCTGCACGTAGACGCATTGATCGGCGGCAGCATCTGGATGGGCATCGGCCTGATCTACCTGCTCGTGCTCACCAGGGGCTTCCGCCGCAAGGTCGCCGCCTTCGACGAGAACCAGCCTGTCACCGGCTTCAGCAAGGCCATCAAAACCGACGAGAAGTAGGGGAACGGCGAGCCGGGCGGGCCGGGGGACAGGCATGTGACAGGCTGGCCCCGGCCCCACGAACGGCGGGGCAGCACCACCAGGGGGCCCCTCATGCGTTTCGTGTCGGTCGGTCAGAAGACGATCGTCGTGGGGGTGCTCCTCGGCGTGAACCTCCTCCTGATGCTTCTGCTGAACGCGTTCGGCTGGGAGCCGGGGTCGATCGTCCTCTCGCTCCTGCAACTGGCCGGCTGGTATCTGGCCTCGCGGATGTTCCGGGGCGCCGGCGAGGATGTCGCGCGGGCAAGGCCGTGGTGGCGGATGACGGCGAAGCCCCTGCTGAGCGGAGTGCTCGGCGCCGGCTACGCGCTGCTGGCCGCCGTGAACCTGGTCTTCTCCCTGCTCGGCTACGGCAGCGCATCCGGAACAGTGTCGGTGCTCGTGCAGGCGGCGCTCGCAACGCTGTTCCTGAACTCGTACCGGCGGTTGCGGCGCGGCGACGGCACCCACGACGCGCGGCCGCGCCAGGCGGCTGCGGCCGGGCCCTCGGCCCGAAGGGTGTCCAACCCGTAGGCTGGCAGG contains the following coding sequences:
- a CDS encoding ABC transporter permease, producing the protein MSATVQAPAARHERERATAGGGTLTTLSVLLRQRLRRDRWQLLIWLLCIALLAAFSAASIQNTYGDATGRVELVHLAIANPAILMLRGLPQGTGLASVTFFEIFTFLALLAGLMSTFLAVRHSRAEEETGRAELVASTPAARILPTVATLVHGVIANVLLALFTALGFMAAGLPAAGSFVAGAATGGAGIAFLAVGLLLAQLMMTSRGANGFASAVVVLAYLFRGIGDATGTVTADGTHMISSWPSWLSPIGWGEQTAAYTANDGRPLLLDLGLAVVLMAIVFALQSVRDSGAGLIPERAGRRDARATLSGPLGLAWRLQWPTILGWTVGGLFTGLLAGALGSVVSSSIANDPSLASIRKALGAIGSGGTGPLTQIFISAIFSIVGVLAAACATQIVIRLRQEESAGAAEVMMSTPLSRVRWLFSFLFIGLVAIVLVLLAAGLASGLSALSAGESASVLGDSFAAAAAQLPVALVYLGVLALVFAAVPSWTVGLSWSLLGLGAFFGIFGSLVGLPTWLHDLSPFSHAPVVAGTPDWSGGYWMFGIAIVAAAIAAVLVRRRDFAIG
- a CDS encoding GbsR/MarR family transcriptional regulator, with protein sequence MAENEQALNDVVERSAAILTSAGFPKMPARVVMALTVEESGGLTAVELSEQLGVSAAAISGAVRYLQQIGIVRRVAQTGSRRDRYELPEDPWYAALASKNEIYEVLAAQADAGAASITDPTSIARARLLEMADFYRFFGRRVPELLEEWEQLRSDQAD
- a CDS encoding APC family permease; protein product: MTTTSAPATASGARLKRNLGLWAIVGLGLGYMTPTVVFDTFGMVSRDTNNVVPSAYLVALIVMMFTAVSYGKMAGAIPSAGSAYTYVRESVHPNVGFMVGWTSLIDYVLLPMVNCLIIRSYLGALFPEVPGWIWVVIYCAVVTTVIYLTMRGTSNINMILLVFSIVVMAVFVVMVIAQLMRGEGQGTVASVQPFFHDAVTLGAVLTGATIVCFSFIGFDAVTMYAEEAKSPKIMPKAILYTVIIGGAIFLITAYFTQLRFPSSSAFPQEAIEDSTLPEIGLQVGGPTLQAVLTAAGFAATLASGLASHASVSRMLLVMGRNNVLPRRFFGHINAKTHTPTFNIVLVGLISLLAAAFTLEMIAAFINFGALIAFTFVNVSVIAWFAIRKGRRHTVKDIFTFIVLPGIGMLLTGVLWANLHVDALIGGSIWMGIGLIYLLVLTRGFRRKVAAFDENQPVTGFSKAIKTDEK